A single genomic interval of Bradyrhizobium sp. AZCC 1693 harbors:
- the glgB gene encoding 1,4-alpha-glucan branching protein GlgB, whose protein sequence is MTKLPAEAYAIIEGKHSDPFRYLGLHSEDGHSVVRAFIPEASNVEAVGEHGETAPLQRIHDAGLFAGALPNGSKRYQLRARFGENVVDLDDPYRFPPVLSDFDLYLLGEGTHRRIYDKLGAHPITLDGVDGVAFVVLAPNAKAVSVVGDFNFWNALRHPMRVRGVGYWELFVPHARAGDRYKFDVTGPDGRHLPLKSDPVAFAAEIRPSTASIVVDESRIPHPRAAPSGINALGAPISIYEVHLGSWRRKNGNEWLSYRDLAEQLPAYAKDMGFTHIEFLPVSEHPFDGSWGYQPTGLYAPTSRFGTPEDFSALVDACHREGIGVWLDWVPGHFPDDPHGLGYFDGTALYEHANPLQGRHLDWGTLIYNYGRTEVVNFLVSNALFWLDRYGVDGLRVDAVASMLYLDYSRPAGEWIPNRLGGRENLEAIEFLRRFNIELFGLFPEATTAAEESTAWPQVSQPVEYGGLGFGFKWNMGWMHDTLKYIGKDPVYRKHHHGDVLFGLHYAFSENFILPLSHDEVVHGKRSILGRMPGDAWQRFANLRAYYSFMFGHPGKKLLFMGCEFGQEREWNHDQSLDWHLLGQQRHAGIQNLIRDLNWLYRSVPALHEMDCNQAGFEWVITHDSANNIFAWLRKGYDAHARCLVVVNFSPNVYHNYRVRVPFAGKWKEALNSDSAHYGGSNVGNVGEVHTLEGGIPELSLTLPPLAAIFLVPES, encoded by the coding sequence ATGACCAAGCTGCCCGCCGAGGCCTATGCAATCATCGAAGGCAAGCATTCCGATCCGTTTCGCTATCTCGGCTTGCACAGCGAGGACGGCCACAGCGTGGTGCGCGCTTTCATCCCCGAAGCCTCCAATGTGGAGGCGGTCGGCGAGCACGGCGAGACGGCGCCGTTGCAACGGATTCACGATGCCGGGCTGTTTGCAGGCGCGCTGCCGAACGGCTCCAAACGCTATCAGCTCCGCGCCCGCTTCGGCGAAAACGTCGTCGATCTCGACGATCCCTACCGCTTCCCGCCCGTGCTCAGCGACTTCGATCTCTATCTGCTGGGCGAAGGCACCCACCGGCGGATCTACGACAAGCTCGGCGCGCATCCGATAACGCTCGATGGCGTCGACGGCGTAGCGTTCGTGGTGCTGGCGCCGAACGCCAAGGCCGTCAGCGTGGTCGGCGATTTCAATTTCTGGAATGCGCTGAGACATCCGATGCGGGTGCGCGGCGTCGGTTATTGGGAACTGTTCGTGCCGCATGCCCGCGCCGGCGACCGCTACAAGTTCGACGTTACCGGACCCGACGGGCGTCATCTGCCGCTGAAATCCGATCCGGTGGCGTTTGCGGCGGAGATCCGGCCCTCAACGGCCTCGATCGTCGTCGACGAAAGCCGAATCCCGCATCCGCGCGCCGCGCCGTCGGGCATCAATGCGCTGGGCGCGCCGATCTCGATCTATGAGGTGCATCTCGGCTCCTGGCGGCGCAAGAACGGCAACGAATGGCTGAGCTATCGCGACCTTGCCGAACAGCTTCCAGCCTATGCGAAGGATATGGGCTTCACCCATATCGAGTTTCTGCCCGTCAGCGAACATCCGTTCGACGGCTCCTGGGGCTATCAGCCGACCGGCCTGTATGCGCCGACCAGCCGGTTCGGCACACCCGAAGACTTTTCCGCTCTCGTCGATGCCTGCCATCGCGAGGGGATCGGCGTTTGGCTCGACTGGGTGCCCGGACACTTCCCCGATGACCCGCACGGGCTCGGCTATTTCGACGGCACCGCGCTCTACGAGCACGCCAATCCGCTGCAGGGCCGCCACCTCGACTGGGGCACGCTGATCTACAATTACGGCCGTACCGAAGTGGTGAACTTCCTGGTCTCCAACGCGCTGTTCTGGCTCGACCGCTACGGCGTCGATGGCCTGCGCGTCGATGCCGTCGCCTCGATGCTCTACCTCGACTACAGCCGGCCCGCCGGCGAGTGGATACCAAACCGGCTTGGCGGCCGGGAAAACCTCGAAGCCATCGAATTCCTGCGCCGCTTCAACATCGAACTGTTCGGGCTCTTTCCGGAAGCCACCACGGCCGCGGAAGAATCCACCGCATGGCCGCAGGTCTCGCAGCCGGTCGAATATGGCGGGCTCGGCTTCGGCTTCAAATGGAACATGGGCTGGATGCACGACACGCTGAAATATATCGGCAAGGATCCGGTGTACCGGAAGCACCATCACGGCGACGTCCTGTTCGGCCTGCATTACGCGTTTTCGGAGAATTTCATCCTGCCGCTGTCGCATGACGAAGTCGTTCACGGCAAACGCTCGATCCTCGGCCGCATGCCGGGCGACGCGTGGCAGCGGTTTGCAAACCTGCGCGCCTATTACAGCTTCATGTTCGGCCATCCCGGCAAGAAGCTGTTGTTCATGGGCTGCGAGTTCGGCCAGGAGCGCGAATGGAATCACGATCAGTCGCTGGACTGGCACCTGCTGGGGCAACAGCGGCACGCCGGCATCCAGAATCTGATCCGCGATCTCAACTGGCTCTATCGCAGCGTACCGGCGCTGCACGAGATGGATTGCAATCAGGCCGGATTTGAATGGGTCATCACCCATGATTCCGCCAACAACATCTTTGCCTGGCTACGCAAGGGATACGACGCGCATGCGCGCTGCCTCGTGGTCGTGAATTTTTCGCCGAACGTCTATCACAACTATCGCGTCCGGGTGCCGTTCGCCGGCAAGTGGAAGGAAGCGCTCAATTCCGACTCCGCGCATTATGGCGGCAGCAATGTCGGCAATGTCGGCGAAGTCCACACCCTGGAAGGCGGCATCCCCGAGCTCTCACTGACCCTTCCACCGCTGGCTGCGATCTTTCTCGTACCGGAAAGCTGA